DNA from Variovorax sp. V213:
GCTGTCCAGCCGAACTGCTTGAAGAACTTGCCGGCCACGCCGCTCATGAAGGCCGTGGGCAGGAATACCGCGATCAGCGTGAAGGTGGTGGCGATCACCGCCAGGCCGATTTCGTCGGCCGCCTCCATGGCCGCCTCGTAAGGCGACTTGCCCATGCGCAGGTGGCGCACGATGTTTTCCACCTCCACGATGGCATCGTCCACCAATATCCCGACCACCAGCGAGAGCGCGAGCAGCGAGATCACGTTGACCGAGAAGCCCAGCAGGTGCATGCCGATGAAGGCCGGAATCACGGACATGGGCAATGCCACGGCCGAGACGAAAGTGGCGCGCCAGTCGCGCAGGAACAGCCACACCACGATCACGGCCAGGATCGCGCCCTCGTACAGCAGGTGCAGCGAGCCGTCGTACTCCTCTTCCACCGGGTCGACGAAGTTGAAGGCCTCCGTCAGCTCGATGTCGGGGCGCTGCACGCGCAGGTCGGCCAGCGCCTTCTGGATGGCGCGGCCCACCTCCACCTCGCTGGCGCCGCGGCTTCGGGCTACTTCGAAGCCGACGACCGGCTTGCCGTTGAGCAACGCGGCGGCGCGCGGCTCGGCGATGGTGTCGCTGATGCGCGCCACCTGGTCGAGCCGGACGCGGCGGCCGTCGGAGAGCGCGATCTGCATGTCGGCAAGCTGGTCGGCCGACTGCACGGTGGCCATGGTGCGCACCGGCTGCTCGCTGCCGCCCAGGTCGATGCGGCCGCCGGCGCTTTCGGTCTGCACCTGGCGCAGCTGGCGCGAGATGTCGGCCGCCGAGGCGCCCAGCGCCTGCAGCTTGGCCGGATCGAGATCGACGTGCACCTGGCGTGTGACGCCGCCCACGCGGTTCACCGCACCCACGCCCGGAAGCGCGAGCAGCTTCTTGGTGATGTCGTTGTCCACGTACCAGCTCAGCGCCTCGATGTCCATGCGCGACGAGGCGATGGTGAAGGCCAGCACCGGCTGGGCCGCGAAGTCGAGCTTGGTGACCACCGGGTCGCGCACGTCGGCCGGCAGGTCGGCGCGCACGCGCTGCACCGCGGAGCGCACGTCGTCCACGGCTTCCTGCACCGGCTTCTCGAGGCGGAACTCGACGATCAGCGTGGCGGCGCCGTCCTGCACCTTGGTCGTGATGTGCTTCAGGCCCTGCACCGTGGCAATGGAGTTCTCGAGCTTGCGCGCGACGTCGGTCTCGAGCTGCGAAGGCGCAGCGCCGGGCAGCGAGGCCGATACCGTGACGGTCGGCAGGTCGATGTCCGGAAAGTTCTGCACCTTCATCGCGTTGAACGAGAGCAGCCCACCGAAGGTGAGCAGCACGAACAGCATCACCGCCGGAATCGGGTTGCGGATGGACCATGCGGAAACGTTCATGGGCGTGCCTTCGTTTCGCTGGTGTCCTGCTTGCCCGCGGCGGCCGAGGCCGGCGCCGCGGCGGGCTGTGCACCCGCGGCCGCAGGAGCGGACGCCGGCACGACGCGCACCAGGTCGCCGTCGTTCAGGAAGCCGGCGCCCTGCACCACGATCTGGGCACCCTCGGGCAGCGCGCTGGTGATCTCCACGCGCTCGCCCACGCGGCGGCCGGTCTGCACCTTGAGCTGCGCCACGCGGTTGTCGGGCAGCAGCATGAAGACGTTGTTGAAGCCGTCGCGCGGAACGATGGAGGTCTGCGGCACCGTGGGCGCGGAGCTGCGGCCGAGCTCGAAGTCGCCGCGCGCGAACATGCCGGCCTTGACGCCGGTGTTCTGTTGCACATTCGGCAGGTCGACGTAGACCAGCGCGGCGCGCGTTTGCGGATCGACCGTGGGCGCGATGCTGCGCACCTTGCCGCGCACCTGCGCGCCGCTGGCGCTGACCACGAAGGCCGTGGTGCCCACCGCGATGCGGCTGAGCTCGGCCGAGGTGACTTCGGCGCGCCATTCGAGCCGGCCCTGGCGGATCAGCCGGAACAGTTCGGTGCCGGCCGCCACCACGCTGCCGACGGTGGCGGTGCGGGCCGAGATCACGCCGTCGTCGGGTGCCAGTACCTGCGTGTTGCGTCCGCGAACTTCCTGCGCGGCCAGCACGGCTTGGGCGGCTTCGACGCGCGCCTTGGCAGTCTGCTCGGTGGTCTGGTACTGGTTGATCTGCTGCTGGCTCAGCGCGCCCGTGGCCTGCAGCGTGCGCGCTCGCGCCGCGTTGCCCGCAGCATCGGCCGCGGTGGCCCTGGCCTCGGCCAGCGAGGCACGCGATTGCGCAATGTCCGCCTGCACCGTCTCGGGCGAGAAGACGGCGAGCACCTGGCCCTTCTTCACCACGTCGCCCACGTTCACGCGCACTTCGGCGAGCCGGAGCCCGGTGGACTCGGAGCCCACGATGGCCTCCTGCCAGGCGGCCACGTTGCCGTTGGCCGCGAGCGTCAGCGTGAGCTCGGTGAGCTCGGGTTTGGCGACCGTGACCGTCAAGGTCGGGCGGGCAGCCGGTGCACCCGGCTTGGCCTTGGCCGCCGCAGCCGGGGTGCCGGCTTCGTCCGCGGGCTTGCGCGCGAGCCACACAGCCGCCGCAACGACGATGACGAGCGCCAGCAGCGCGATGGCGAGGGTGGAGCGTTTGATATTTTTCATGGCAACGTCGCGACCTTGGCGGCCGGGTTGGAAGTCATTGCGGGCGATCCGGGGCGGGCCCAGCCGCCGCCCATCGAGCGGTAGAGCGCAACCCAGGCCTGGGCGCGTTCGCGTTGCAGCGAGACGCGCGCAGTCTGCGCGGCAAAGAGCGTGCGGCGCGAATCCTCGAGTTCGAACAGGCTGGCCAGGCCGCTCTGGTAGCGGGCCTGGGTGGCGTCGAACGAAGCCTGGTAGTTCTTCACCGCGGAGTCGGCGTCGGTGGCGCGCGTATCGGTGGCATCGAGGTTGACCAGTGCTTCTTCGACCTCGCGCACCGCCTGCCGCACGTTCGCGCGGTAGAGCGACACGGCTTCGGTATAGCGCGCCTTGGCCGCATCGCTGTTGGCCGCGCGCGCGCCACCGTCCAGCAGCGGCACCGTGAGCGACACCGGGCCGATCGACCAGGTGTCGAGCGATTCCCGGAAGCCGCTGGTGCGGATCTGCATGCGGCCGATGGAGCCTGAGATGCTGAGCTTGGGATAGCGCTCGGCTTCGGCGGAGCCCACGTCGGCGCTGGCCGATGCCACGCCGAGTTCGGCCGCGTACACGTCGGGCCGCTGCGAGATGGCATCGGCCGGCACGCTGGCAATGCTGCCGACCACTGGCAGCGCACGCTGCGTGGGCGAGGCCACGAGCTTCTGTTCGAGCGTGGGCTCGTCGATGCCGCTGAGCGCCACCAGCGCCTTGCGCTGCACCGCGCATTGGGCGCGCTGCTGCGTGAGGCGGCCCGAGGCGTCCGAGGCGCTGGCGCGCGCGAGCGCAGCATCGGCAGGCGCGGTGAAGCCGGCGCGCGCGGACAGGTCGGTGAGGCGCGCGGTTTCGCCGCGCGATTTCGCATCCGATTCGGCCACGCGCAGTTGCTGCTGGCAGGCGCGTTCGGCGAAGTACGCATTGGCCGTTTCGGCCGCGACGGTCACGCGCGCGTCGTGCCATTTGGCGGTGGCGCTGCTCAGCTTCTGCTCGGCCGAATCGCGATCGGCGCGCAGGCGGCCGAAGAGGTCGATCTCCCACTTGGACTGCAGGCCGGCCTGCAGCGTGGTCACCGGTGCGATGGCCGCGCTGCTGCTGGACGAGGAAGTCGTGCCGCCCGAGCCGAAAGAGGAGCCCGAGACGCCGCGGCTGGCCGACGCCGTGCCGTCCAGGTTGGGCAGCAGCGCCGCGCCGGCCTGCACGCGCGTGGAGCGCGCCTCGGCCACGCGCGCCGCGGCGCTCGCGAGATTGGGGCTTGCGGCTTCGGCCGCGGCAATCAGTTCGACCAGCAGCGGGTCGTCGAGCTGGCTCCACCATTCCGCCAGCGAAGCCACCGAGCCGCCGTGGGGCAGCGGCACATGCCACTGCGCGGGGAACGGCGCCTCCACCGTGGCCGGCGGGCGCGTCAGGCCGCAGCCGGCAAGGCCGAGGCCCAGGCAGGCGGCAGCAATCCATCGGAGTCGTTTCATGTTTTCTTTCTCCCGGAGCGGACGGCAGATACCGCCGCGGGCTTGGCGGCGGCTTTGCGGCGCAGTGCTTCCGCCTCGACCAGCGCAACGGCATAGCCCGTGAGGCGCTGCGCCCAGGTGTCCACGTTTTTGGGTGTGTTCAGCAACGAGGGGCGTATGGCGTCGACGAGATCCTGGCTCACGAAAAGCTGCACCGCGAGTCCGGTGATGGCGAAGGTGAGGCGATGCACGTCGTCGTCCGGCCGCGCAAGACCGAGGTGGCGGCACAGCACGCCGGCGACGGCGATGTGCGGTGCCTTGATGTCGCGCTCGAATTCCTTGGCCCACTGGCTGGTCGGCTCGAGCATCTCACGCATGTGCAGCTGGATGCACTGCCGCACGATCTCGCCTTGCTTGAGCGGCTCGATCATGTGGGCGAAGAAGATGCGCAGCGCTTCCTCCATCGGCAGGTCGGGCGCGTCGTACAGCGAAACGAAGTCTCCCGCATTGCCGCCCATCGGCTCGCCGAAGGTGGCGGCATACAACCCCGCCTTGTCGCCGAAGTAATAGCTGATGGCCGAAATGTTCACGTCCGCCGCGCGTGCGATCTCGCGGGTCGAGGTCTTGGCGTAGCCGTTGGCGGCGAAGAGGGCGAGCGCGGCATACAGAAGGCGCTGGCGCGCTTCGACGCCGTCGCTGCGCGGCGCGCGCGCGGAAAGGGCTTGGAGGGCAGGGGCGCTCATGCCGGCATTAGACCATGGGGGCAATCAAACGATTGATTTACTTATGGCTGCATGAGGGCTTTCTTCGTATGGGCCGGCGGATGTGGATTGTGGGTATGTTTCGGCCGCTCGTTGATGCTTGATTCGGCGCCGATTGATGCGCGCTACGATCCGCGCATGTCCGCCGCTCCGCCTGTTGCCGCACCGCCCACCCTGCCGCTCGATGCCGAAGGCATCCTCGCACTGGCCGCTCGCTCGATGTTCCATCTGTTCTCGAGCATCAGCCAGGGCATGTTCCTGGTCGACCGCAGCGGGCGCATCGTGTGGGTGAACGAAGGGTACCGGCGTTTTCTGCCGGCCCTGGGTTTCTCGTCGATCGACCAGTTCATGGGGCACATGGTCGAGGACGTCATTCCCAACACGCAGATGCGGCGCGTGCTCGAAACCGGCGAGCCGATATTGGTCGACCTGCTCACCAACAAGGCGGGCACCTTCGTCGTCAGCCGCATTCCGTTGCGCGCCGAAAGCGATGGGCGCGAGGGCAGGGCGGGAGAAGTCATTGGCGCCATCGGCATCGTGCTGTTCGACCAGCCCGAGACCACGCTGCAGCCGCTGATCAGCAAATTTGCGCTGCTGCAGCGCGACCTCGACGACGCGCGGCGCGAACTGGCGAGCCAGCGCAACAACCCGCTGTACCAGCACGCGGCTGATGGGCAGCGCCGCTCCAAGTACACCTTTGCCAGCTTCATCGGCAGCAGCCCCGCGGCCGTGGAGGTGAAGCGCCATGCGCGCCGCGCCGCGCAGTCCACCAGCCCGGTGCTGCTGCTTGGCGAAACCGGCACCGGCAAGGAGTTGCTCGCGCATGCGATTCACGCATCGTCGGCGCGGGCCAAGGGGCAGTTCGTCAGCGTCAACATCGCGGCCGTGCCCGACACGCTGCTGGAGGCCGAATTCTTCGGCTTCGCACCGGGTGCCTTCACCGGCGCCGACCGCCGCGGCCGCGAAGGAAAATTCAAGCTGGCCGACGGCGGCAGCCTGTTTCTCGACGAGATCGGCGACATGCCGCTCGGCCTGCAGGCCAAGCTGCTGCGCGCGCTGCAGGAGGGCGAGATCGAGCCGCTCGGCTCCAACAAGCTGGTGCCCTTCGATGCGCGCGTGATCGCCGCCACCTCGCGCGACCTGCCCGAGCTGGTGCGCCGCGGCCAGTTCCGCGAAGACCTGTATTACCGGCTCAACGTGCTGCCGCTGCGCGTGCCGCCGCTGCGCGAGCGCCGCAGCGACATTCCGGCCCTGGTCGAGGCGCTGGGCGAAGACATGGCGCTGCGCAGCGGCGAGGCGCCCCCCGAACTCACGCCCGATGCGCTGGCGCTGCTGGCCGGCCAGCATTGGCGCGGCAACATCCGCGAGCTGCGCAACGTGCTGGAGCAGGTGACCATGCGCAGCGATTCGCAGCGCATCGATGCCGCGCAGCTCGAACGCATCCTGCGCGAAGCGGGGCTGGATCAGATCGCGCCGCCCGACGTCCTGCATTCGTCGGGCGACGAAGAGGCGGCGCTGCTGCGGCCGCTGGCGCAACAGGTGGCGGAGCTGGAGCAGAAAGCCATTGCCGCCGCGCTCGCGAGCACCGGCGGCAACAAGCTCGCGACGTCGCGGCTGCTCGGCATTTCACGCGCGACGCTGTATGAACGGATGACGAATCCGATTCGCTGAAGCACCCGGAGTGACCCTGGCGGCGCAGCCGCCCCACCCGTGCAATGGCCGCAAAAAAAAGACCCGCCGAAGCGGGTCAGGGACAGCCCCCGCGTCGGAGGGAGGAGGGAGAAGTAGCCAGGGGTGTCAGGTGCGAATGTAGGCATGAATCTGGGAGAAATATGGGCGCCGTCCCGTCGTCCTGTGTCCTGTCGCCCGTAGTTCGAAAAGCGGCTGTCCAGCGCTGCATTGCGGCTCGGCAGGCTGCTAGTAAACCCTGACTGATAAAAAGACAACTGCCTAAGAACAAGACACAACAAATGTTCTGAAATCAGGCGGAAGCGCTTCTTCTCCAATGAAGAAGCGTTTGTTATCAATAGCTTGGGCGGGTGGCACGAACTGTGCAATATTCAGTCACCTACTTCAGGAGACAAAGAATGAACCGTCGCCACCTCGTCGCCCTGGCCGCACTCGCCACCTGCGCCGCCGCAGCCCCCGCCTGGGCCCAGTCCAACGAAATCCGCATTGCCCACATCTACAGCAAGACCGGTCCGCTCGAAGCTTATGGCAAGCAGACGCAGACCGGCTTCACGATGGGCCTGGACTACGCCACCGGCGGCACGATGACGGTCAACGGCAAGAAGCTGGTGGTCATCGAGAAGGACGACCAGGGCAAGCCCGACCTCGGCAAGTCGCTGCTGGCGGCCGCGTATTCCGACGACAAGGCCGCGCTGGCGGTGGGCCCCACGGCTTCGGGCGTCGCACTGGCCATGCTGCCGGTGGCCGAGGAATACAAGAAGATCCTGATCGTGGAGCCGGCGGTCGCCGATTCGATCACCGGCGACAAGTGGAACAAGTACATCTTCCGCACCGGCCGCAATTCGAGCCAGGACGCCATCTCCAACGCGGTGGCCATCGACAAGGCCGGTGTCACGGTTGCCACGCTCGCGCAGGACAACGCCTTCGGCCGTGACGGCGTGAAGGCCTTCGGCGCCGCGCTCAAGAAGGCGAAGCTGGTGCACGAGGAATACCTGCCGCCCGCCACCACCGACTTCACCGCCGGCGCGCAGCGCCTGATCGACAAGCTCAAGGACCAGCCGGGCCGCAAGATCATCTGGATCGTCTGGGCCGGCGCGGGCAATCCGTTCAAGATCGTCGACCTCGACCTGAAGCGCTATGGCATCGAGATTGCCACCGGCGGCAACATCCTGCCGGCCATGGCCGCCTACAAGAACCTGCCAGGCATGGAAGGCGCGGCGTACTACTACTTCGGCATTCCGAAGAACCCCGTCAACGAGGCGCTGGTGTCGGCCCACTACAAGGAATTCAAGACGCCGCCGGATTTCTTCACGGCCGGCGGTTTCTCGGCCGCGATGGCGGTGGTCACGGCGCTCAAGAAGACGGGCGGGGACACCGGCACCAACAAGCTCATCGGCGCCATGGAAGGCATGAGCTTCGACACGCCCAAGGGCAAGATGACTTTCCGCAAGGAAGACCACCAGGCGATGCAGTCGATGTACCACTTCAAGATCAAGAACGACCCGGCGTTTGCATGGGGCGTGCCCGAGCTGGTGCGCGAGATCAAGCCTGAAGAGATGGACATCCCCATCAAGAACAAGCGCTGAACTGAGCGTCAAAGCGCAGCCGCGGCCCCGAGGCCGTGCTCCCTTCGCCCCGGATGGCCGCCGGGCGAAGCGCCAGCCTGCGCCCTTGCGGCGCGAGCGCGGCGCCACCAACGGCCGATTCGTCAGCAAGCAAGCGTTCGATACACCTACAACAGAAGGAGACAGCGATGGCAGCGATGCGATGGAACTGGAAGGGACTGGCCGCGGCCGCGGCGATCACGATGGGGGCGCAGGTTGCGACGGCGGCGGTGCCGCTGCCGTCTCTCGGCGCCAATCCGGCGGAGGTGAGCGTGTCGGGCCTGTCCGCTGGCGGCTTCATGGCCGTGCAATTGCACGTGGCCTATTCGGCCACCTTCAAGCGCGGTGCCGGCGTGGTGGCCGGCGGGCCGTACTACTGCGCCGAGGGCTCGGTGGTCAATGCCACCGGCCGTTGCATGGCGCACAGCACCGGCATTCCGGTTTCGACCCTCGTGAGCACCACCAACAGCTGGGCCGCCAGCGGCGCGATCGACCCGGTGTCGAACATGACCGGCTCCAGGCTGTACCTGTTTTCCGGCACCTCGGACAACACCGTCAAGCAGGCGGTGATGGACGACCTGAAAACCTACTACCAGAGCTTCGTGCCCGCGGCCAATACCGTGTACAAGAACGACATCGGGGCCGGCCACGCGATGGTCACCGACGACTACGGCGGCGCTTGCAGCACCACTGCCGCGCCCTACATCAACAACTGCGGTTTCGACCTTGCGGGCGAAATTCTTCAGCAGCTCTACGGGCCCCTGAATCCGCGCAACAACGGCACGCTGGGCGGCACGTTCACGGAGTTCAACCAGTCGGAGTTCATCACCGGCCACGGCGTGGCCGCCACCGGCTGGATCTACGTGCCGCAGGCCTGCACCACGGCATCCTGCCGCGTGCACCTGGTGCTGCACGGCTGCAAGCAGAACTACACCGACGTGAGCGAACAGTACGTGCGCAAGACCGGCTACAACCGCTGGGCCGACACCAACAACATCGTGCTGATCTATCCGCAGACCAGCACTGCGGCCACCAACAGCTGCTGGGACTGGTGGGGCTACGACAACGCGAACTATGCAAAGAAGTCGGGCCCGCAGATGGCGGCGCTCAAGGCCATGGTCGACCGGGTGACCGGCTCCGGCGGCGGCTCGGCACTGCCGGCTCCCACCGGCGTGGGCACATCCGGCGCGACCAGCAGCAGCATGGTGATCGGATGGAACGGCGTCTCTGGCGCCAGTGGCTACAACGTCTATCGCGGCGGCAGCAAGGTCAATGCCTCGCCAGTGGCCGGCACCAACTACACCGACAGCGGCCTCGCCGCATCGACCACCTACAGCTGGACCGTGGCGGCGCTGGATGCCAGCAACGCACAGGGCGCGATGTCAACTGCGGCCACGGGCACCACCCTTGGCGGAAGCGGTGGCGGCGGCACCTGCTACACCGCAAGCAACTATGCGCACACCGTGGCCGGGCGCGCCTACGCGCTGTGGGGCCTCACCTATGCCTACGGCTCCGGGCAATCGATGGGGCTGTGGAACATCTACGTCACCACCACGCTGAAGCAGACCGGCCCGAACTACTACGTGATCGGCAGCTGTTGAGCCGAGCTACACCGACTTTCATTCGCAATGACCAACGATGCTTGAGACGCTAGACCTGACCATTCGCTTCGGCGGGCACGTGGCCGTCAACGGCGTGAGCTGCGCCTTCGCGCCGGGCACGCTGACGGCCATCGTGGGCCCCAACGGGGCGGGCAAGACCACCTATTTCAACCTGATCTCGGGCCAGCTCAAGGCGAGCGCGGGCACGGTGTCGCTCGATGGGCAATCGCTCTCGGGCCTGTCGCCGTCGGCGCGCACGCATGCGGGGTTGGGGCGGGCCTTCCAGCTCACCAACCTGTTCCCGAATCTCACGGTGCTGGAGAACGTGCGCCTGGCGGTGCAGGCCACGCGCGAGGGCGCGCATCGACGGGGCCTGAACCTGTGGAGCATCTGGAGCGACCACAAGGCGCTGACCGAGCGCGCGGACCAGATCCTCGCGGACGTGGCGCTGAAATCGCGGGAATACGCGACGGTGGCGAGCCTGCCGCACGGCGACCAGCGCAAGCTCGAGGTGGCATTGCTGATGGCCCTGGAGCCCAAGGTCTTCATGTTCGACGAGCCGACCGCCGGCATGAATGCCGCCGAGGCGCCCGTTATCCTCGATTTGATCCGCAAGCTCAAGCAGGACAAGACCAAGACCATCCTGCTGGTCGAACACAAGATGGACGTGGTGCGCGAACTCGCCGACCGCATCATCGTGCTGCACAACGGCACGCTGGTGGCCGACGGCGAGCCGGCCGAGGTGATTGCCTCGCCGGTGGTGCAGGAGGCTTACCTCGGCTTGCCTGCGGCCGGCGCCGGGGACGCTCCGCGGCATGTGACCGCCCCCATCCCGACCTTCCCCCGCACGGGGGAAGGAGACAAGCCATGAAACACGAGAACCTGTTGACCCTCGAAGGCGTGCAGACGCACATCGGGGCGTACCACATCCTCCACGGCGTCGATCTCGCGGTGCCCAAGGGCCAGCTCACCATGCTGCTTGGCCGCAACGGCGCGGGCAAGACGACCACGCTGCGGACCATCATGGGCCTGTGGCATGCATCCGAGGGCAGGGTGCGCTTTGGCGGCAAGGACATCGCCGCGATGCACACGCCGCAGATCGCCGAGCTCGGCATCGCCTACGTGCCCGAGAACATGGGCATCTTCTCCGATCTCACGGTGAAGGAGAACATGCTGCTTGCCGCGCGCGGCGCCAAGAACGCCGCACAGATCGACGACACGCGGCTGAAGTGGATCTTCAAGCTCTTTCCCGCGGTGGAGAAGTTCTGGAACCATCCGGCCGGCAAGCTCTCGGGCGGGCAGAAGCAGATGCTGGCCGTGTCGCGCGCCATCGTCGAGCCGCGCGAGCTGCTGCTGATCGACGAGCCCAGCAAGGGCCTCGCGCCCGTGATGATCAACAACATGATCGACGCCTTTGCCGAGCTCAAGGCGAGCGGCGTGACGATCCTGCTGGTGGAGCAGAACATCAACTTCGCCCAGCGCCTGGGCGACAACGTCGCGGTGATGGACAACGGCCGCGTGGTGCACAGCGGCTCCATGGCCGCGTTCTCCGCCGACGCGCAACTGCAGCAATCGCTGCTGGGACTGGCCCTATGAAATTCGACTTCGACTGGAAGCCGCTGCTGCTCGCCCCCATCCTCGCGGCGGTGGCGCTGCCGCTCACCGGCTCGTTCTCGACCTGGCTCACGCTCACGGTCGCGGGCCTGGCGATGGGCATGATCATCTTCATCATCGCCTCGGGCCTCACGCTGGTGTTCGGGCTCATGGACGTGCTCAACTTCGGCCACGGCGTGTTCATTGCGCTCGGCGCCTTCGTGGCCAGCAGCGTGCTCGGCCTGATGGGCGACTGGACGGGTTCGGGCGAGCTTTGGCGCAACCTCGTCGCCGTGTTCCCGGCCATGCTGGTCGCCATGGCGGTGGCGGGCGCGGTGGGACTGGCCTTCGAGCGCTTCATCGTGCGGCCCGTGTACGGCCAGCACCTGAAGCAGATCCTCATCACGATGGGCGGCATGATCATCGGCGAGGAGCTCATCAAGGTGATCTGGGGGCCGGCCCAGGTGCCGCTGCCGCTGCCCGAAGCCTTGCGCGGCTCGCTGCTGATCGGCGACGCGGCCATCAGCAAGTACCGCCTGCTTGCGGTGGCGGTGGGCATCGTGGTGTTCGGCCTGCTCGCATGGACGCTGAGCCGCACCAAGATCGGCCTCTTGATCCGCGCCGGCGTGCAGGACCGCGAGATGGTCGAGTCGCTCGGCTACCGCATCGGCCGGCTGTTCGTCGGCGTGTTCGTGGTGGGCAGTGCGCTGGCCGGGCTGGGCGGCGTGATGTGGGGGCTGTTCCAGCAGAACCTGGTGCCGCAGATGGGCGCGCAGGTCAACGTGCTGATCTTCATCGTGATCATCATCGGCGGACTGGGCTCGACGGGCGGTGCGCTGATCGGTGCACTGCTGGTGGGGCTCATGACCAACTACATCGGCTTTCTGCTGCCCACGCTCACGCAGTTCGCAAGCATCCTGCTGATGGTGGCCGTGCTGCTGTGGCGCCCGCAGGGCGTGTACCCGGTTGCCAACCGCTGAGAAAGAAGAAGCCGCCATGTTCCTGAAACGACTTCTCTCCAACGACACGCCGAGGAGCCGCCTGCTGGCGCTGCTGCTGGTGGCGCTGTTCATCGCGCTGGCCTTTGCGCCTTTCATCTTCCCGGGCGTGAAGG
Protein-coding regions in this window:
- a CDS encoding branched-chain amino acid ABC transporter permease; this encodes MKFDFDWKPLLLAPILAAVALPLTGSFSTWLTLTVAGLAMGMIIFIIASGLTLVFGLMDVLNFGHGVFIALGAFVASSVLGLMGDWTGSGELWRNLVAVFPAMLVAMAVAGAVGLAFERFIVRPVYGQHLKQILITMGGMIIGEELIKVIWGPAQVPLPLPEALRGSLLIGDAAISKYRLLAVAVGIVVFGLLAWTLSRTKIGLLIRAGVQDREMVESLGYRIGRLFVGVFVVGSALAGLGGVMWGLFQQNLVPQMGAQVNVLIFIVIIIGGLGSTGGALIGALLVGLMTNYIGFLLPTLTQFASILLMVAVLLWRPQGVYPVANR